Proteins from one Ipomoea triloba cultivar NCNSP0323 chromosome 1, ASM357664v1 genomic window:
- the LOC116029244 gene encoding nuclear transcription factor Y subunit C-9-like isoform X2: protein MDQHGNGQPPPGPPLATSVGPIQSPQNVGLPASSSQMAPHQLAYQHIHQQQQQQLQQQLQGFWANQYQEIEQVSDFKNHSLPLARIKKIMKADEDVRMISAEAPVVFARACEMFILELTLRAWNHTEENKRRTLQKNDIAAAITRTDIFDFLVDIVPREDLKDEVLASIPRGTLPVGGPAELPYYYMQAQSAPQVGTSGMYMGKPVDQAPYGQQPRPYMAQPMWPQQQQQPPSDS, encoded by the coding sequence TCCACAAAATGTAGGTCTTCCCGCCTCTTCATCTCAGATGGCACCACATCAGCTCGCATATCAGCACATACACcaacagcagcaacaacagTTGCAGCAACAACTTCAGGGTTTCTGGGCAAATCAATACCAAGAAATTGAACAGGTTTCTGATTTCAAGAACCATAGCTTGCCGTTGGCAAGGATCAAGAAAATCATGAAGGCAGACGAAGATGTTAGGATGATATCAGCAGAAGCACCTGTTGTTTTTGCCCGGGCTTGTGAGATGTTTATCCTTGAGCTGACACTGCGTGCATGGAACCACACAGAGGAGAACAAAAGGAGGACACTTCAGAAAAACGACATTGCTGCAGCCATTACAAGGACTGACATCTTTGATTTCCTGGTTGACATTGTGCCAAGAGAGGATTTGAAAGATGAGGTGCTTGCATCAATCCCTAGAGGGACCCTTCCTGTTGGAGGACCTGCAGAGCTTCCATACTACTACATGCAAGCACAATCTGCTCCTCAGGTTGGAACCTCAGGGATGTATATGGGTAAGCCAGTGGATCAAGCTCCTTATGGGCAGCAGCCTCGTCCCTACATGGCTCAGCCAATGTGGcctcagcagcagcagcaaccaCCATCCGACTCATAA
- the LOC116029244 gene encoding nuclear transcription factor Y subunit C-9-like isoform X3 gives MDQHGNGQPPPGLPASSSQMAPHQLAYQHIHQQQQQQLQQQLQGFWANQYQEIEQVSDFKNHSLPLARIKKIMKADEDVRMISAEAPVVFARACEMFILELTLRAWNHTEENKRRTLQKNDIAAAITRTDIFDFLVDIVPREDLKDEVLASIPRGTLPVGGPAELPYYYMQAQSAPQVGTSGMYMGKPVDQAPYGQQPRPYMAQPMWPQQQQQPPSDS, from the coding sequence GTCTTCCCGCCTCTTCATCTCAGATGGCACCACATCAGCTCGCATATCAGCACATACACcaacagcagcaacaacagTTGCAGCAACAACTTCAGGGTTTCTGGGCAAATCAATACCAAGAAATTGAACAGGTTTCTGATTTCAAGAACCATAGCTTGCCGTTGGCAAGGATCAAGAAAATCATGAAGGCAGACGAAGATGTTAGGATGATATCAGCAGAAGCACCTGTTGTTTTTGCCCGGGCTTGTGAGATGTTTATCCTTGAGCTGACACTGCGTGCATGGAACCACACAGAGGAGAACAAAAGGAGGACACTTCAGAAAAACGACATTGCTGCAGCCATTACAAGGACTGACATCTTTGATTTCCTGGTTGACATTGTGCCAAGAGAGGATTTGAAAGATGAGGTGCTTGCATCAATCCCTAGAGGGACCCTTCCTGTTGGAGGACCTGCAGAGCTTCCATACTACTACATGCAAGCACAATCTGCTCCTCAGGTTGGAACCTCAGGGATGTATATGGGTAAGCCAGTGGATCAAGCTCCTTATGGGCAGCAGCCTCGTCCCTACATGGCTCAGCCAATGTGGcctcagcagcagcagcaaccaCCATCCGACTCATAA